Within Candidatus Acidiferrales bacterium, the genomic segment AGCTGGCTCGTAGTTCCGATTATTCGACAGCATCTGGCGACTTGCGGCTGACCTTGGGCGGCTTCGTAAAGGATCCCGCCCTTCTGCCTTTCACGGTGGACTTCACCGGGGAACGCGGCTCCAACAGCGTGGACATCGGCAGCTTTCGACACACCATCCTGAGCTGGGGCATCAATACGGTTTTCTTGCCCGAGCGGCCGTTTCCCCTCCGGTTCTACTACCGCAAAAACCAATTTGATTCGAGAGGGGCCACCTTCGGCCAAGACTCGGATAACTCCTCGCTGGGCTTGGACTGGTCGCTCCGCTTGCCCAAGCTGCCCCGCTTCAGCTTCGGCTATAACCGCTTTGCAACGGAGGTGCGCGTGCCCACATCCATCACTGACACCAGTTATCGCCAGAATCTCTGGCGCGTGGGCGCCGAGGACAAATGGAAGGGTTGGGATTGGGGCATTGGTTTCGATCAATACTCGAGTGTGGCCAATGCGGTCGCAGGCTTCGCTCTCCCCACGGAATTGCAGCAGACGTTGCGCGTCCTGGGAGCAAACATTCGCCGGTCTTTTTGGAACCAGAAAGCCCAACTAATCGTGGATAACCGGAGCCAGTGGCTGAAGGGCTCGCTCCCGGGACAGGGCTCGACACAATCCACGGATTCCATCACCAGCACGAACCTCCGCGTTCAGCACACGCCCAAGCTCGCCTCCAGCTATTACTACACGCATACGCGCGTGCGATTGACGACAGAAGGCGCGGTCGGTGGCCTACCCGGCGTGCCCGGTCAAATTATCTTCGTTGCCCCGCCTTCTTTCGTTTCCCATTTCGCCGGTGGGCGGGTGGACTATCGGCTGACGGAGTCCGTGAATCTCAACCAAGAAATACGTTATTACCGCATCACGCCTCCCATCACTCAGTTTGAAGTGCGCGAGTCGCTCACCGAGTCACTCTCCGGAGTGAATTACCAGAAAAGCTGGCGCGGGCTGGAACTGGGCGGCAGCTACGTCGGTCGCTGGCAGTTGATGGGCACTAGCCTGGGCAACACAGCGAACACCTTCTCAAACAATTTTGACGTCCGGTTGGGTTGGGGAGACGTGCGCCGCTTGCGGCTGGCCGGCACGACCCGCTATTCGAAGCTCAACTTGGTCGACCAACTCGGCGGCTTCACCGAAGAGCGCCGCGTGCGCTTTGAACTGCAAACCGCCCGTTTGCGTCCTTTCCGCGTGCTCTTCAGTGCCGACCGCGCGTACATCGAGTTGCTGAACGTGAGTGGGGATACGAAGCAGGACGTGACCAACTTGAGTGGCCAGGTGAGCCACTCTCGCCTCGCGTTCAGCTACACCCGCACGCTGGGTGAGGGCGCGGGAGCGCTCTTCCCAAGCCTCGTCCAGTTACGCCAGCGGATTACCATTCCCCTTCCGCTCGACCAATTGGGCTTTACCCCACTGCTTGACCGCACCACGCGCGCAAACGCCGTCAGCTTGACGATCCGGCCGATTTCCTCGCTCGAATTGAGCGGCTATTGGCGCTCCGAGTTTAATCTCCTAGCATCCGCCGAGTTGCGCTTCCGGCAGAGCGAGGCTCGTGCCCGGTATCGGCTCGGCAAGTTCACCTTCGAGACGGGATTCGGCAACTTCCGCACGGAAATCCTTGCCCCGCCGCAGCCCAGCGGCCTCAAGATCAACCGCTACTTCCTGCGCGTGGCGCGCGACTTCCAGGTCTTTTGATGCAAGCGGCGGGACACAATTCGCAAAGAATTTCTGAGCCAAATAAGAACCTGTACTGGTTGATGCTTGCGTCCTGGATGTTGGCCGCTTTACTGCCCAGTAGTTTACGCAGCCAGGACGCCAGCACCACACCTCGACCGATGCCCGCCCAGCCCATCGAATGGGTCGGAGAAATCCGCAGCGCGAAGGATGTCACCGGAAAAGGTTCCTGGTTCAAGCGGCTGCTGAAAGCAGTCATCGGCCTGGACGACCGGCAGAAAAACTTGCTGCTGCCGCATGGTGTGTGCGTCGACCGCCAGGGCAGGCTGCTAGTGGCTGACACCAAGGCCAGGGTCGTGCACATCTTTGACGCGGCCAAGCGGCGCTACGGGCGCCTGGAAGGGCCGCGTTCAGAACCGCTGGCTGCTCCGATCGCCGTGGCTACTGATGCCGAGGGTCGCATCTACGTTTCTGACGCGGTGCATTCGCGCATCTTTGTTTTCAGGCGGGACGGGAAGTTCCTTCGCACGGTGGGCGGATTGGGAAAGCAGGAAAGCATTTTCAAGCGCGCTACAGGACTTGCCGTGGATTCCCAGCGGAGTCGCCTGTACGTGGTGGACACGGTGGCAATGTACGTGGTAGCGCTGACGCTTGATGGCAAGGTGCTTCGCCGCATCGGCCAACCCGGCGGCGGCCCGGGTGAGTTCAACTATCCCACGCACATCGCCGTGGACCGAGATGGCTCGCTCTGGGTCACTGACTCGCTGAACTTCCGCGTGCAACATCTCGATGAGCAGGGAAATTTCCTTGCTGCCTTTGGTCGGCTCGGTGACGGAGCAGGCGAATTCGACAAAGCCAAGGGCATCGCGCTTGACGAGCACGGTCAGGTGTATGTAGTCGAAGGGCGAAACGACCGCGTGCAGGTGTTTGATTCCTCCGGCGGCCTTCGCTTCGTCTTCGGCGTTACGGGCAGTGGTCCCGGCGAATTCTTCCTGCCCACCGGCATCACGGTTGACCGCGAGAACCGCATTTACGTCGCGGATAGCTACAACCGCCGAGTGCAGATTTTCCGTTACCGGGCCGAGGGCGCCCCTCTGACCCCAAGCGGTGCGAGCGCTCCCTCGGGAGGGCACTGAGATGCGACGCACCCGGCCGAGGTCAGAGGCGAGGTTGCTCGCCCTCCTGCTTCTGGTTGCCTGGGGCAGCAGCCTGCTTGCGGCTCAGACGGGCACCAAGCGCGCGATTGTGAATTCCAAGCATGACTTTCGCGCCAGCTCGACCGCCACTCTCCGTTCGGTTTCCGAAGACGATGCCTGCATCTTCTGCCACACGCCCCACAATGCCAACCCGAGCGCTTACTTGTGGAATCACACGCTCTCCACCACCCAGCCCCCTACCTACCGGAGCAGCACACTCCAGGCAAACGTTGCGCCTATGCGGCCGGAAGATGCTTCCAAACTTTGCCTGAGCTGTCACGACGGCACTATCGCTCTGGGCGACACGATGAGCAAAGGTCTAATTCCCTTCTTGCAGGGCAGCGCCTATACACTGCCCGCGACGTCGCCCTCAAACCTGGCGGGCCAGCGTGGTTTGACCGACGACCATCCCTTTGCCTTCAACCCTCTGCCTGGCAGCGAAATCCGCAATCCGCCAGGCGGCGACGCAGTGCAGCTCGACCGCAGCGGCCGCTTGCAATGCACCACTTGCCACGAACCGCACCAAGAGTATCTCGACCCGACCGTCGGGAAATTTTTGGTGAAGGCGAACCAAGCTTCAGCCATTTGCCAGACCTGCCACCAGAAAGCTGGCTGGGCGAACTCCTCGCACCGCGTTCCACCCGACCCGCTCGCCGACCAGCGCTATACCATCCAGCAAGGCGCCCACACAGGCTACGTCGGCGTCAGCCAGAATGCTTGCGAAAGCTGCCACCGCCCGCACGCACCCCAGATGGAACAACGCCTGGTGAAGTTCTTGGAGGAAAACACCTGCTACGCCTGCCACGACGGTTCGGTGGCAGAACGGAGTCGGGACGTTCGAGGAGAATTCCAGGGCAAGCTCTATAAGCATCCGGTGAACCTGACCCCTTCGGTACACGATGCGGCTGAAAGTCCGTCGGCCGCCTCATCGCCGCTCCCGGAGACGAGCTCCGGCGCGCCACGCCACGCTGAATGCGCCGATTGCCACAACCCCCACTTCGCAAACAGCACAGCCGCTCAACCCCCACGGGTGAACGGAGCGATCCAGGGGACGCGTGGCCACTCCGCCGCCGGAACCTTTCTCCCGCTGAGCACCAACCAGTTTGAAATCTGCTTCAAGTGCCACGCGGACAGTGCCAATAAGCCGCAGCTCTTCGATTCGAGCATCATTGGGATCGGCTACGGGCGCAATCCTCAGCGGCAGTTCGATGTCGGCAACCCAAATCGGTTCAACACCCGGATGGAGTTCGAATTCAGTTTGTCCTACCATCCCGTCACTCGTCCGCGCAATCTTACGACCGGTTTGGGTAGTGAAGTGCCCAGCTTGCGCCCGGCGCCGATTACGCCCGGTGGGGCGCCGATGGCCAATCGCACGCTCACGGCAACCAGCTATATCTACTGCAGCGATTGTCACAACAATGACACCGGCCGCAATTTGGGATCCCTCACTGGCCCCGCCGGCACCCACGGGTCTAACTTGGAGCACTTGCTCGAGCGCGAGAACCGGCTGGAGACGCCACCGGTCGTTCCCGGTGAGCGCGGTTCGGGCGCCGACTATTCGCCGACAAACTACGCCTTGTGCAACAAGTGCCACGATATCGAAAACAGCATTCTTCGTGACCAGAGCTTTGAGAAGCACAAGGAGCATATCCGCGGCGGAGGAGGCACCGCCTGTTCAACCTGCCATGACCCGCACGCCTCGTCAGCTTCCATGCTGATCAACTTCGATCGCAGCATTGTCGCGCCTAGTAGGAGCGGGAGGCTCGAATTTCGTCGCACCGGTTTCCAACAAGGCACGTGCTACCTGCGCTGCCATGGGAAGGATCACGATCCGAAGTCTTACGGGCGAGACGGCGATGATTAGCTTCGGAATCACCAGAGAGGGGTTGCCAGCCGGAGCCAAACGTGCTACACAGGAGATGGAGGAGGCTCCCGGGAGGGTGAGTCTCTTCGAGGCAAGTGCTCATGTCACCCTCATAGGCCAGTCAACCCTCTCGACTATCGCCGCGCCAAGAAGAACAGCCAGAAGGAAAAAACCAGCGCTCGTGCTCGCTCAGCAAGATTGAGTTTCCGGCGGGTGTCCCCCGATAGAATCGGGGAAGTTCGGTTCGTTCCGGTCACCCCCTCGACCCTCCCCAGCGGATCGAACATCCCCATCAGTCG encodes:
- a CDS encoding 6-bladed beta-propeller — translated: MLAALLPSSLRSQDASTTPRPMPAQPIEWVGEIRSAKDVTGKGSWFKRLLKAVIGLDDRQKNLLLPHGVCVDRQGRLLVADTKARVVHIFDAAKRRYGRLEGPRSEPLAAPIAVATDAEGRIYVSDAVHSRIFVFRRDGKFLRTVGGLGKQESIFKRATGLAVDSQRSRLYVVDTVAMYVVALTLDGKVLRRIGQPGGGPGEFNYPTHIAVDRDGSLWVTDSLNFRVQHLDEQGNFLAAFGRLGDGAGEFDKAKGIALDEHGQVYVVEGRNDRVQVFDSSGGLRFVFGVTGSGPGEFFLPTGITVDRENRIYVADSYNRRVQIFRYRAEGAPLTPSGASAPSGGH
- a CDS encoding cytochrome c3 family protein, whose product is MRRTRPRSEARLLALLLLVAWGSSLLAAQTGTKRAIVNSKHDFRASSTATLRSVSEDDACIFCHTPHNANPSAYLWNHTLSTTQPPTYRSSTLQANVAPMRPEDASKLCLSCHDGTIALGDTMSKGLIPFLQGSAYTLPATSPSNLAGQRGLTDDHPFAFNPLPGSEIRNPPGGDAVQLDRSGRLQCTTCHEPHQEYLDPTVGKFLVKANQASAICQTCHQKAGWANSSHRVPPDPLADQRYTIQQGAHTGYVGVSQNACESCHRPHAPQMEQRLVKFLEENTCYACHDGSVAERSRDVRGEFQGKLYKHPVNLTPSVHDAAESPSAASSPLPETSSGAPRHAECADCHNPHFANSTAAQPPRVNGAIQGTRGHSAAGTFLPLSTNQFEICFKCHADSANKPQLFDSSIIGIGYGRNPQRQFDVGNPNRFNTRMEFEFSLSYHPVTRPRNLTTGLGSEVPSLRPAPITPGGAPMANRTLTATSYIYCSDCHNNDTGRNLGSLTGPAGTHGSNLEHLLERENRLETPPVVPGERGSGADYSPTNYALCNKCHDIENSILRDQSFEKHKEHIRGGGGTACSTCHDPHASSASMLINFDRSIVAPSRSGRLEFRRTGFQQGTCYLRCHGKDHDPKSYGRDGDD